From Streptomyces qinzhouensis, one genomic window encodes:
- a CDS encoding potassium channel family protein: MNGTGGANGERDGSREERMWRWRRRTEVPLFIASTVFLGCYAVRILDDDLPQGWRDALLTVTYTTWAMFVADFAVRWRISGRGLSFVRTHLLDAIVVVLPLLRPLRIVEIYDSVQHRREHARLSLYARVMAYASMTAVLLGFAGALTVYAAERGAPGATIRTFGDSVWWACSTLTTVGYGDVTPVTPKGRSVAVLMMAGGLALLGAVTGSFSSWLIQRFALDEDRRPPGGSPGGLL; this comes from the coding sequence ATGAACGGCACGGGCGGCGCGAACGGCGAGCGCGACGGGAGCCGCGAGGAGCGGATGTGGCGCTGGCGCCGGCGGACCGAGGTCCCGCTCTTCATCGCCTCGACGGTGTTCCTCGGCTGCTACGCGGTCCGGATCCTCGACGACGACCTGCCGCAGGGCTGGCGGGACGCGCTGCTGACGGTCACGTACACGACCTGGGCGATGTTCGTGGCCGATTTCGCGGTCCGCTGGCGGATCAGCGGCCGCGGGCTGTCGTTCGTCCGTACGCATCTGCTGGACGCGATCGTGGTGGTCCTGCCGCTGCTGCGTCCCCTGCGGATCGTGGAGATCTACGACTCGGTCCAGCACCGCCGCGAGCATGCCCGGCTCTCCCTGTACGCGCGGGTGATGGCGTACGCGAGCATGACGGCCGTGCTGCTCGGCTTCGCGGGGGCGCTCACGGTGTACGCGGCGGAGCGCGGCGCCCCGGGGGCCACCATCAGGACCTTCGGCGATTCGGTGTGGTGGGCCTGCTCCACCCTGACGACGGTGGGGTACGGGGATGTGACCCCGGTGACGCCGAAGGGCCGGTCGGTGGCGGTGCTCATGATGGCCGGGGGGCTGGCGCTGCTCGGCGCGGTGACGGGTTCCTTCTCGTCGTGGCTGATCCAGCGGTTCGCGCTCGACGAGGACAGAAGGCCCCCGGGGGGATCCCCCGGAGGCCTTCTCTGA
- a CDS encoding IS110 family transposase encodes MAADEIAVIGGIDTHTDLHQAAVIDTVGRHLATAAFPTTPDGYRKLLDWLRSHGELLAVGLEGTGAYGAGIARFLTADGITIVEVDRPDRKARRDNGKSDPVDAYAAATAVLSGRASGTPKTRNGIVEAIRTLRVARSSAVKARTQTINQIRNLIVTAPAAVREKLRGLATGELIDTLARSRPAGDIADPEHAARVTLRRLARRHQRLCEEITEADADLGPLVTQAAPRLIALPGVGPETAGQLLTTVGDNPERLRSEASFAHLCAAAPVPASSGRTHRHRLNRGGDRQANRALHTIVLVRMRYDQRTREYVARRTAQGMAKKDIIRCLKRFVVREIYRHLPRPDLTTEQLTQAA; translated from the coding sequence ATGGCAGCAGACGAGATAGCCGTCATCGGCGGCATCGACACCCACACGGACCTCCACCAGGCCGCAGTGATCGACACGGTCGGCCGGCACCTGGCCACCGCCGCGTTCCCCACCACACCGGACGGCTACCGCAAGCTGCTGGACTGGCTGCGCTCGCACGGCGAACTGCTCGCGGTGGGCCTGGAGGGCACGGGCGCCTACGGAGCCGGGATCGCCCGCTTCCTGACCGCCGACGGCATCACCATCGTCGAGGTCGACCGCCCCGACCGCAAAGCCCGCCGGGACAACGGCAAGTCCGATCCCGTGGACGCCTACGCCGCCGCCACCGCCGTGCTCTCCGGCCGGGCCTCGGGCACCCCGAAGACCCGCAACGGCATCGTGGAGGCCATCCGCACCCTGCGGGTAGCCCGCAGCTCGGCGGTCAAGGCCCGCACACAGACCATCAACCAGATCCGCAACCTCATCGTGACGGCACCCGCGGCCGTCCGCGAGAAGCTGCGGGGCCTGGCCACCGGCGAGCTGATCGACACCCTGGCCCGGTCCCGCCCAGCCGGCGACATCGCCGACCCCGAGCACGCGGCCAGAGTCACGCTGCGACGCCTGGCCCGCCGCCACCAGCGGCTGTGCGAAGAGATCACCGAGGCGGACGCGGACCTCGGTCCACTGGTCACCCAGGCCGCACCCAGGCTGATCGCCCTTCCCGGTGTCGGCCCCGAAACCGCGGGCCAGTTGCTGACTACGGTGGGCGACAACCCCGAGCGCCTACGCTCGGAGGCGTCCTTCGCCCACCTGTGCGCGGCTGCCCCGGTCCCGGCCTCCTCGGGCCGCACACACAGGCACCGGCTCAACCGGGGAGGCGATCGGCAGGCCAACCGGGCCCTGCACACCATCGTGCTGGTCCGCATGCGCTACGACCAGCGCACCCGCGAGTACGTCGCCCGACGCACCGCCCAAGGCATGGCCAAGAAGGACATCATCCGCTGCCTCAAACGGTTCGTCGTCCGCGAGATCTACCGCCATCTCCCGCGCCCCGACCTGACTACCGAGCAGCTCACCCAAGCCGCTTGA
- the thrS gene encoding threonine--tRNA ligase encodes MSEVRVIIQRDSERDERVVTTGTTAADLFAGERSIVAARVGGELKDLAYELADGEVVEPVEISSPDGLDILRHSTAHVMAQAVQELFPEAKLGIGPPVKDGFYYDFDVEKPFTPEDLKAVEKKMQEIQKRGQRFARRVVSDEAAREELAAEPYKLELIGLKGSASSDDGADVEVGAGELTIYDNLDAKTGELCWKDLCRGPHLPTTRAIPAFKLMRNAAAYWRGSEKNPMLQRIYGTAWPSKDELKAHLDFLAEAEKRDHRRLGSELDLFSVPDEIGSGLAVFHPRGGIVRRVMEDYSRKRHEEEGYEFVYTPHATKGALFEKSGHLDWYAEGMYPPMQLDGGTDYYLKPMNCPMHNLIFDARGRSYRELPLRLFEFGTVYRYEKSGVVHGLTRARGFTQDDAHIYCTREQMAEELDRTLTFVLNLLRDYGLTDFYLELSTKDPEKYVGSDDTWEEATEVLRQVAEKQGLPLTPDPGGAAFYGPKISVQARDAIGRTWQMSTIQLDFNLPERFNLEYTSPDGSRQRPVMIHRALFGSIERFFAVLLEHYAGAMPPWLAPVQAVGIPIGDAHVEYLQGFAADAKKIGLRVEVDASSDRMQKKIRNHQKLKVPFMIIVGDDDMNAGTVSFRYRDGSQENGVPREQALAKLAQVVSDRVQV; translated from the coding sequence GTGTCCGAGGTCCGTGTGATCATCCAACGCGATTCCGAGCGGGACGAGCGCGTGGTGACCACGGGCACGACGGCCGCCGACCTCTTCGCCGGTGAGCGCTCGATTGTCGCCGCCAGGGTCGGCGGAGAGCTGAAGGACCTGGCGTACGAGCTCGCGGACGGCGAGGTGGTCGAGCCGGTTGAGATCTCGTCCCCCGACGGCCTCGACATCCTCCGCCACTCCACCGCGCATGTGATGGCCCAGGCCGTGCAGGAGCTGTTCCCGGAGGCCAAGCTCGGTATCGGCCCGCCGGTCAAGGACGGCTTCTACTACGACTTCGATGTCGAGAAGCCGTTCACGCCCGAGGATCTCAAGGCCGTCGAGAAGAAGATGCAGGAGATCCAGAAGCGCGGTCAGCGCTTCGCCCGCCGGGTGGTCAGCGACGAGGCCGCCCGCGAGGAGCTGGCCGCGGAGCCGTACAAGCTGGAGCTGATCGGGCTCAAGGGCTCAGCCTCCAGCGACGACGGCGCGGACGTCGAGGTCGGCGCCGGTGAGCTGACCATCTACGACAACCTCGACGCGAAGACCGGCGAGCTGTGCTGGAAGGACCTCTGCCGCGGTCCCCACCTGCCGACCACCCGCGCGATCCCGGCGTTCAAGCTGATGCGGAACGCCGCCGCGTACTGGCGGGGCAGCGAGAAGAACCCCATGCTCCAGCGCATCTACGGCACCGCCTGGCCGTCCAAGGACGAGCTGAAGGCCCATCTCGACTTCCTCGCCGAGGCCGAGAAGCGCGACCACCGCCGGCTCGGCAGCGAGCTGGACCTGTTCTCCGTACCCGACGAGATCGGCTCCGGCCTCGCCGTCTTCCACCCGCGCGGCGGCATCGTCCGCCGGGTGATGGAGGACTACTCCCGCAAGCGGCACGAGGAGGAGGGGTACGAGTTCGTCTACACCCCGCACGCCACCAAGGGCGCCCTCTTCGAGAAGAGCGGCCACCTCGACTGGTACGCCGAGGGCATGTACCCCCCCATGCAGCTCGACGGGGGTACGGACTACTACCTCAAGCCCATGAACTGCCCGATGCACAATCTGATCTTCGACGCGCGGGGCCGCTCGTACCGCGAACTGCCGCTGCGGCTGTTCGAGTTCGGCACGGTCTACCGCTACGAGAAGTCGGGTGTCGTGCACGGGCTGACCCGGGCCCGCGGCTTCACCCAGGACGACGCGCACATCTACTGCACCCGTGAGCAGATGGCCGAGGAGCTGGACCGTACCCTCACCTTCGTCCTCAACCTGCTCCGCGACTACGGTCTGACCGACTTCTATCTGGAGCTCTCCACCAAGGACCCGGAGAAGTACGTCGGCTCGGACGACACCTGGGAAGAGGCCACCGAGGTCCTTCGCCAGGTCGCCGAGAAGCAGGGGCTGCCGCTCACCCCCGACCCGGGCGGCGCCGCCTTCTACGGCCCGAAGATCTCCGTCCAGGCCCGGGACGCCATCGGCCGCACCTGGCAGATGTCGACGATCCAGCTCGACTTCAACCTGCCCGAGCGGTTCAACCTGGAGTACACCTCCCCCGATGGCTCACGGCAGCGGCCGGTCATGATCCACCGGGCGCTGTTCGGCTCCATCGAGCGGTTCTTCGCGGTGCTGCTCGAGCACTACGCGGGCGCCATGCCGCCGTGGCTCGCCCCGGTGCAGGCCGTCGGCATCCCGATCGGCGACGCCCATGTCGAGTATCTGCAGGGCTTCGCCGCCGATGCCAAGAAGATCGGTCTGCGGGTCGAGGTGGACGCCTCGTCCGACCGGATGCAGAAGAAGATCAGGAACCACCAGAAGCTCAAGGTGCCGTTCATGATCATCGTCGGTGACGACGACATGAACGCCGGGACGGTCTCCTTCCGCTACCGCGACGGTTCCCAGGAGAACGGCGTCCCGCGCGAGCAGGCGCTGGCGAAGCTGGCCCAGGTGGTCTCGGACCGCGTCCAGGTCTGA
- a CDS encoding 3'-5' exonuclease, translating into MTCWFEGPLAAFDTETTGVDAEEDRIVSAALVVQDAAGARPVVTRWLVNPGVPVPRAATDVHGLTEEHVQRNGRWPAPVMEEIARALAQQCAAARPLVVMNAPFDLTLLDRELRRHRATSLAGCLENVPLCVLDPRVLDKQLDRYRKGRRTLTDLCEQYEVVLDGAHEAAADAMAALEVCRAVGRRFAARMERLSAAELHALQAVWHAAQARGLQAWFARAGSEEAVDPAWPLRPELPAAA; encoded by the coding sequence ATGACGTGCTGGTTCGAGGGCCCGCTGGCCGCTTTCGACACGGAGACCACGGGGGTGGACGCCGAGGAGGACCGGATCGTCTCCGCGGCCCTGGTGGTGCAGGACGCGGCCGGGGCACGGCCCGTGGTGACGCGCTGGCTGGTCAATCCGGGGGTGCCGGTGCCGCGGGCGGCCACCGATGTCCACGGACTGACCGAGGAGCATGTGCAGCGCAACGGCCGCTGGCCGGCGCCGGTGATGGAGGAGATCGCGCGGGCGCTGGCGCAGCAGTGCGCCGCGGCCCGCCCGCTGGTGGTGATGAACGCGCCGTTCGATCTGACCCTGCTCGACCGCGAACTCCGCCGCCACCGCGCCACATCGCTCGCCGGCTGCCTGGAGAACGTGCCGCTGTGTGTGCTCGACCCGAGGGTGCTGGACAAGCAGCTGGACCGCTACCGCAAGGGCCGCCGGACGCTGACGGATCTGTGCGAGCAGTACGAGGTGGTGCTGGACGGGGCGCACGAGGCGGCGGCGGACGCGATGGCGGCGCTGGAGGTGTGCCGGGCGGTGGGCCGCAGGTTCGCGGCCCGGATGGAGCGGCTGTCGGCGGCGGAGCTGCACGCGCTGCAGGCGGTGTGGCACGCGGCGCAGGCCCGGGGGCTTCAGGCGTGGTTCGCGCGCGCCGGATCGGAGGAGGCGGTGGACCCGGCGTGGCCGCTCCGCCCCGAACTGCCCGCCGCCGCCTGA
- a CDS encoding SRPBCC family protein has protein sequence MDRFRYRFRSVWDLDAPPGSVLAVLARPADYPRWWPQVREVTLLGEDRGTVRVRSLLPYELNLGVRAVRSDLAAGVLEITMYGDLDGRARWTVTAHGRGSRAVYEQEVEVRRPLLRRLTGPARPLLRANHALMMRSGRRGLTAYLRTGHRI, from the coding sequence ATGGACCGGTTCCGCTACCGCTTCCGCAGCGTCTGGGACCTCGACGCCCCGCCCGGCTCCGTCCTCGCGGTCCTCGCCCGGCCCGCCGACTACCCCCGCTGGTGGCCCCAGGTACGCGAGGTGACGCTGCTCGGCGAGGACCGCGGCACGGTCCGGGTCCGCTCCCTGCTGCCGTACGAACTGAACCTCGGCGTCCGCGCGGTGCGCAGCGACTTGGCGGCCGGGGTTCTGGAGATCACCATGTACGGCGACCTCGACGGCCGGGCCCGCTGGACCGTCACGGCGCACGGCCGCGGCAGCCGCGCGGTCTACGAACAGGAGGTGGAGGTCCGCCGGCCACTGCTGCGGAGACTGACCGGGCCCGCCCGGCCGCTGCTGCGCGCCAACCACGCCCTGATGATGCGGTCGGGCCGCCGCGGGCTGACCGCCTACCTCCGGACCGGACACCGGATTTGA
- a CDS encoding SCO7613 C-terminal domain-containing membrane protein, protein MTPSTPPLPPADELVLVDRELAVLEAHRARLLTRRAWLLSMIAGPAVPRARATAVPSAAPGGRATGETSGRGARNTLLILGGVLLSIAAIAFTVVSWGSLGIAGRGAVLAAVTGAALAAPVPLLRRGLAATAESVAGVGLLLTVLDAYALRQVGFGGGDAALFAAGAAAVLAAVWAGYGRLLPGLVLPRPAAVAAAQLPLLLWATAGRDLPAPALTATAAFDVGIALWAGRPAVRRFAAGCAVVTGAGAAVIALVDSAEARTAAGALGPAVTFAALAAIALVAAGRSDRASLPAAAAAGLALTAGVGGVFRELLPGGWTLPAYALAALAPAVVAGVRLPRDTARGLAGAAAGTLGAAALLTLPLAALALLGPATALSGLWRGAPDDAYAALGVDLNPSFFAAAPLTLLTAAGAAAECARRARAAAGDRAMPWDALRTWAPGAAAVLLWAALVTVPAAVRMGYGAAVAYGLLTALGSLGWAAWTRGGTGPLALGCGLAGAVGLGGLAMADRTATFTVLGILTVALVAAAVATRAGDTVRAVFAVAATGFGGWLLLAGARAAELTAAESGLLLMAVPAVACAVAARRPRSGGPAADGPVPGPWAVPLETAAAVVGAVAVLLASGDLPMTSALLGLAGVIAAATALRPERRRPAGATAAALFLLAAWARLAAWEVTVPEAYSLPVSVPALVVGVLLRRRAPATSSWAAYGPGLAATLVPSLTAAWGDPGWLRPLLLGTAALALTLHGARARLQAPLVLGGTVLAFVALHELAPYVVQAVGALPRWLPPALAGLLLLTVGATYEQRLRDARRMRSAVHRMR, encoded by the coding sequence ATGACACCGTCCACACCTCCGTTGCCGCCCGCCGACGAGCTGGTTCTCGTCGACCGGGAGCTGGCCGTTCTGGAGGCCCACCGGGCGCGGTTGCTGACGCGTCGCGCCTGGCTGCTGTCCATGATCGCGGGACCGGCCGTGCCCCGGGCCCGGGCGACCGCCGTACCGTCCGCCGCCCCCGGCGGCCGCGCCACGGGCGAGACCTCGGGGCGGGGCGCCCGGAACACCCTGCTGATCCTCGGCGGGGTGCTGCTGTCGATCGCGGCGATCGCCTTCACGGTGGTGAGCTGGGGATCCCTGGGCATCGCCGGTCGGGGAGCCGTGCTGGCGGCCGTGACGGGCGCCGCGCTCGCGGCCCCGGTTCCGCTGCTGCGCCGCGGGCTGGCCGCCACCGCCGAGTCGGTGGCCGGGGTCGGTCTGCTGCTGACGGTGCTCGACGCCTATGCCCTGCGGCAGGTGGGGTTCGGTGGCGGGGACGCCGCTCTCTTCGCGGCCGGGGCGGCGGCGGTGCTGGCGGCGGTGTGGGCGGGGTACGGCCGGCTGCTGCCGGGGCTGGTGCTGCCGCGGCCCGCCGCGGTCGCCGCCGCGCAGTTGCCCCTGCTGCTGTGGGCGACGGCGGGTCGGGATCTGCCGGCCCCGGCACTGACGGCGACGGCCGCGTTCGATGTCGGGATCGCGCTGTGGGCGGGCCGGCCGGCCGTTCGCCGGTTCGCGGCCGGCTGCGCGGTGGTGACGGGCGCCGGTGCGGCCGTGATCGCCCTGGTGGACTCCGCCGAGGCGCGGACCGCGGCCGGTGCGCTCGGTCCGGCGGTGACCTTCGCGGCGCTGGCGGCGATCGCGCTGGTCGCCGCGGGGCGTTCGGACCGGGCCTCGCTGCCCGCCGCGGCCGCGGCGGGGCTGGCGTTGACCGCGGGCGTCGGCGGGGTGTTCCGGGAGCTGCTGCCCGGCGGCTGGACGCTGCCCGCCTATGCGCTGGCCGCGTTGGCTCCGGCGGTCGTCGCCGGGGTACGGCTGCCGCGGGACACGGCCCGGGGTCTGGCCGGGGCGGCGGCGGGGACGCTGGGTGCGGCGGCCCTGTTGACGCTGCCGTTGGCGGCGCTGGCCCTGCTGGGTCCGGCGACGGCGCTGTCCGGGTTGTGGCGGGGCGCGCCCGATGACGCGTACGCGGCGCTGGGTGTCGATCTGAACCCCTCGTTCTTCGCCGCCGCGCCCCTGACCCTGCTGACGGCCGCGGGGGCGGCTGCGGAGTGCGCCCGGCGGGCCCGGGCGGCGGCCGGGGACCGGGCGATGCCGTGGGACGCCCTCCGGACCTGGGCGCCGGGAGCCGCCGCGGTCCTGCTGTGGGCGGCCCTGGTGACGGTTCCGGCGGCCGTACGGATGGGGTACGGGGCGGCGGTGGCGTACGGGCTGCTGACGGCGCTGGGGTCGCTCGGGTGGGCGGCCTGGACGCGCGGCGGGACCGGCCCCCTGGCCCTGGGCTGCGGGCTCGCGGGGGCGGTGGGCCTCGGCGGACTGGCGATGGCCGACCGGACCGCGACCTTCACCGTGCTGGGGATCCTGACCGTGGCACTGGTCGCGGCGGCCGTGGCGACCCGGGCCGGGGACACCGTACGGGCCGTGTTCGCGGTCGCCGCGACCGGGTTCGGCGGCTGGCTGCTGCTGGCCGGGGCCCGGGCGGCGGAGCTGACCGCGGCCGAGTCGGGGCTGCTGCTGATGGCCGTGCCCGCGGTGGCGTGCGCGGTCGCCGCCCGGCGGCCCCGGTCCGGGGGCCCGGCGGCGGACGGGCCGGTGCCGGGACCGTGGGCGGTGCCCCTGGAGACCGCGGCCGCGGTCGTGGGCGCGGTGGCGGTTCTGCTCGCGTCGGGCGACCTTCCGATGACCTCCGCGCTGCTGGGGCTCGCCGGGGTGATCGCGGCGGCGACGGCGCTGCGTCCGGAGCGGCGCCGCCCGGCCGGTGCCACGGCCGCGGCGCTGTTCCTGCTGGCCGCCTGGGCCCGGCTGGCGGCCTGGGAGGTGACGGTTCCGGAGGCGTACAGCCTGCCGGTCTCGGTGCCCGCCCTCGTCGTCGGCGTCCTGCTGCGGCGCCGCGCCCCGGCGACCTCGTCCTGGGCGGCGTACGGCCCCGGTCTGGCCGCGACCCTGGTGCCGAGCCTCACCGCGGCCTGGGGCGATCCGGGCTGGCTCCGGCCGCTGCTGCTGGGGACGGCCGCCCTCGCGCTCACCCTGCACGGCGCCCGCGCCCGGCTCCAGGCCCCGCTGGTCCTCGGCGGTACCGTCCTGGCGTTCGTCGCCCTGCACGAGCTGGCGCCGTACGTGGTGCAGGCGGTGGGCGCCCTGCCGCGCTGGCTGCCCCCGGCGCTCGCGGGTCTGCTGCTGCTGACCGTGGGCGCCACCTACGAGCAGCGGCTGCGGGACGCCCGCAGGATGCGCAGCGCCGTCCACCGGATGCGGTAG
- a CDS encoding TIGR02611 family protein: protein MTQDSASVTGAAAAGAAGSGPGPGTDAAGAAAEKKPDQELGSKAPAFIKRSRALHLSWQVGVFMVGLAVVGAGVAMLVLPGPGWVVIFAGMAIWATEFVWAQLVLRWTKRKVSEAAQRALDPRVRRRNIILTTIALVICTALAAVYFWKFGLTMPWEIERQ, encoded by the coding sequence GTGACTCAGGACTCGGCTTCCGTGACAGGGGCAGCGGCGGCGGGGGCCGCCGGCAGCGGCCCCGGTCCGGGGACGGACGCTGCGGGGGCAGCCGCGGAGAAGAAGCCCGATCAGGAGCTCGGATCGAAGGCTCCGGCATTCATCAAGCGGTCCAGGGCACTGCATCTGAGCTGGCAGGTCGGCGTCTTCATGGTCGGCCTCGCGGTCGTCGGCGCGGGCGTCGCGATGCTGGTCCTGCCCGGACCGGGCTGGGTGGTGATCTTCGCCGGCATGGCCATCTGGGCGACCGAGTTCGTCTGGGCCCAGCTGGTGCTCCGCTGGACCAAGCGGAAGGTCAGCGAGGCGGCCCAGCGGGCGCTCGACCCCCGGGTGCGGCGGCGGAACATCATCCTCACCACGATCGCCTTGGTGATCTGTACCGCGCTGGCCGCGGTGTACTTCTGGAAGTTCGGCCTCACCATGCCGTGGGAGATCGAACGGCAGTAG
- a CDS encoding SsgA family sporulation/cell division regulator has protein sequence MNTTVSCELHLRLVVSSESSLPVPAGLRYDTADPYAVHATFHTGAEETVEWVFARDLLAEGLHRPTGTGDVRVWPSRSHGQGVVCIALSSPEGEALLEAPARALESFLKRTDAAVPPGTEHRHFDLDTELSHILAES, from the coding sequence ATGAACACCACGGTCAGCTGCGAGCTGCACCTGCGCCTCGTTGTATCCAGCGAGTCATCACTGCCTGTACCCGCGGGCCTGCGGTATGACACGGCCGATCCCTACGCCGTGCACGCCACCTTCCACACCGGAGCCGAGGAGACGGTCGAATGGGTCTTCGCCCGCGACCTTCTCGCCGAAGGGCTGCACCGGCCCACCGGCACGGGTGACGTCCGGGTCTGGCCGTCGCGCAGTCACGGTCAGGGCGTCGTCTGCATCGCGCTCAGCTCCCCGGAGGGAGAGGCGCTGCTGGAGGCCCCCGCCCGGGCCCTGGAGTCCTTCCTGAAGCGGACCGACGCGGCGGTGCCACCGGGCACCGAGCATCGCCACTTCGACCTCGATACGGAGCTGTCGCACATCCTGGCCGAAAGCTGA
- a CDS encoding CGNR zinc finger domain-containing protein: MLIPHDTRFALDMVVDLVNTAPQDDRDQGDGLPDVAALDTFVRAHSISGVGELGARDLQAVQEVRERFAEIFAAADRRRAAELVNELVAAAGTTPQLTDHDGYDWHVHYFAPGASVGEHLAADGGMALAFIVVAGEQERLRRCEAPDCGRAFVDLSRNRSRRYCDSRTCGNRLHVAAYRARRKEAAS; encoded by the coding sequence GTGCTGATCCCTCACGACACCAGATTCGCCCTCGACATGGTGGTCGATCTGGTGAACACGGCGCCACAGGACGACCGGGACCAGGGCGACGGGCTGCCGGACGTCGCCGCCCTCGACACCTTTGTCCGGGCCCACTCCATCAGCGGTGTCGGCGAGCTCGGCGCCCGGGATCTGCAGGCGGTCCAGGAGGTACGGGAGCGGTTCGCCGAGATCTTCGCGGCCGCCGATCGCCGGCGGGCCGCGGAGCTGGTCAACGAGCTGGTGGCGGCCGCGGGCACCACCCCGCAGCTCACCGACCACGACGGCTACGACTGGCATGTGCACTACTTCGCGCCGGGCGCCTCGGTCGGCGAGCACCTCGCCGCCGACGGCGGGATGGCGCTGGCGTTCATCGTCGTCGCGGGCGAGCAGGAGCGGCTGCGCCGCTGTGAGGCGCCGGACTGCGGACGGGCCTTCGTCGATCTCTCCCGCAACCGCTCCCGCCGCTACTGCGACAGCCGCACCTGCGGCAACCGGCTCCATGTGGCCGCCTACCGCGCGCGCCGCAAGGAGGCGGCGAGCTGA
- a CDS encoding DsbA family protein, protein MSDPTPSPASAPSAVVLDIWCDLQCPDCLTALTDLRALGERYGDRLEIRRRHFPLEKNKYAFAAAQAAEEAAAQGEERRYTEAVLDGVSELNRRGEEFLVATARELGLDADEFETALIDGRHILTVDADQAEGKAIGVTGTPTYVIGGERLDGGKSQEGLRARIEEIADRLLAGETSS, encoded by the coding sequence ATGAGCGACCCCACTCCGTCCCCCGCGTCCGCACCCTCCGCCGTCGTCCTCGACATCTGGTGCGACCTCCAGTGCCCCGACTGTCTGACCGCACTCACCGATCTGCGGGCCCTGGGCGAACGCTACGGCGACCGGCTGGAGATCCGGCGGCGGCACTTCCCGCTGGAGAAGAACAAGTACGCGTTCGCCGCCGCCCAGGCCGCCGAAGAGGCCGCGGCCCAGGGCGAGGAGCGCCGCTATACGGAGGCCGTACTCGACGGGGTTTCGGAGCTGAACCGCCGGGGCGAGGAGTTCCTGGTGGCGACGGCCCGTGAACTGGGTCTGGACGCGGACGAGTTCGAGACCGCCCTGATCGACGGCCGGCATATCCTCACCGTCGACGCCGACCAGGCGGAGGGCAAGGCCATCGGTGTGACCGGCACTCCCACCTATGTCATCGGTGGTGAGCGTCTCGACGGCGGCAAAAGCCAGGAGGGCCTGCGCGCCCGGATCGAGGAGATCGCCGACCGGCTGCTGGCCGGGGAGACGTCCTCGTAA
- a CDS encoding GNAT family N-acetyltransferase, with amino-acid sequence MTTTLRPAGPARNEPGDICSRGYDICVNGRRVGGVEIATMTPPAHRTGTLQSLFVEPADRHRGRATVAALAAEEVLRAWGCDEIRVSVPPAARAATRLVTSLGYTRTGWKLEKLLAVPPPALPEGLSARAEGPNGGCVLLDGETEAGRFELVMDEDRARLATAGISGPLRGRGYGRALVRHAEGTALAAGARRLALSVPADDAAALRLAAALGYRATDVHWRKPLL; translated from the coding sequence ATGACGACCACCCTGCGGCCCGCCGGGCCGGCGCGGAACGAACCCGGCGACATCTGCTCACGCGGCTACGACATCTGCGTCAACGGCCGCCGGGTCGGCGGTGTCGAGATCGCGACCATGACCCCGCCGGCCCACCGGACCGGAACGCTCCAGTCGCTCTTCGTCGAGCCGGCCGACCGGCACCGGGGGAGGGCGACGGTGGCCGCGCTCGCCGCCGAGGAGGTGCTGCGCGCCTGGGGCTGCGACGAGATCAGGGTGTCCGTGCCCCCGGCGGCCCGGGCGGCGACCAGACTGGTGACCTCCCTCGGCTACACCCGCACCGGCTGGAAGCTGGAGAAGCTCCTCGCCGTCCCGCCGCCCGCCCTGCCGGAGGGCCTCTCGGCCCGCGCGGAAGGCCCGAACGGCGGGTGCGTCCTGCTCGACGGGGAAACGGAGGCCGGCCGGTTCGAGCTGGTCATGGACGAGGATCGCGCGCGGCTCGCGACGGCGGGCATCAGCGGCCCGCTGCGCGGCCGGGGGTACGGGCGGGCCCTGGTCCGCCATGCCGAAGGCACGGCCCTGGCGGCCGGGGCCCGGCGGCTCGCGCTGTCGGTCCCCGCGGACGACGCCGCCGCGCTGCGGCTGGCCGCCGCCCTCGGCTACCGGGCGACCGACGTCCACTGGCGGAAGCCCCTGCTGTGA